Below is a genomic region from Microbulbifer sp. ALW1.
AACCTCGTTTTAGGGACAGAGTTATGTATCGATCTATCCGTGCCAATGCGTCCGCATTGGTCCTGGCAGCTTCTGCCGTTTTTACTTCTGCTACTTCCGCACAGGCCAGCCAGGTGGATTGCACCGCAGTGCCTGATTGGGACTCGGCCAGCGCCTATGCCAGTGGCGCCCGGGTGGTGGAGAACCAGCAGCGGTATACCGCCAACTGGTGGAACCAGAACACACTGCCTTCCTCGCACCATGGGGAGTGGGGTGAGTGGACGCTGGATGGCGCCTGCTTGCCAGTATTTCACGCCGTGGACATCGACAAAGAGTTGCTGATTCGCGACCTGTCGGTGGTGGACTCGCAAGCGGCCATCAGTGGCGAGCTTTCCTGGGTGCATCTGATTGAACAGATGATGCCGCAGGAGAATCCGACCAACGCGGAAAAAGAAGCGTTTGTTCTGCACTGGCTCAACAGCTACCTCAACCAGCAGGTCATCAACGAGGACGTCGTGGCCACGCGCCCGCAGATACAGACGCTGTTTATCGAACCCTGGCGGGGTATGAGCTTTAGCCTGAGCCAGGGCACCAGCGATGCGCTGAATTTCGATATTCACCTGTTCCGTTTGCTGGCGATTGTCTACCGCCCGGACCTGCACACCCGGGATGCCAGTGGCCAGGTCACCAGTGGTGGTGAGGCGCGCTTTGTATTCAGCTTTAACCAGCCCAGCAGCGGTGGAACCCTGCCGGCCAAGGTCATCTTTGAGTACGGCCTGGAAGCCAATTCGGAAGAGGAGCTGCTGGCCTGGGCCGAGGGCTTCCACGCACTGGGTGCACTGGAGTTTGGTGAACAGTACAACCAGCAGCTGATCGCCTTGACCAACCGTTTTACCGGTAAAAATACCGTGCCACACAAGCCCAATGGCAATGCGTTGAACCAGCTGCGCACTAATGAGCTGCCCTTTGCGGATCCCTGGCAGCTGCGGGAGTTCAAACTCAGCGCGGAAACCGGCTTGCTGGAGCCCGCGACCGTCGCACAGACCCCGGCGGATGATGTGAACGGCACCCAGCTGTTCGCGGACTACGTCAACAGCGCGGAAGCCGAAATCCTCGATGGCAGCTATGTGGTACCGCTCCAGTTTGCCGGTGAGCCATTGCTGGGTGGTGCTTCCGATGCCGAGATCGGGCGATTTGCGCGGCCGGTAACTACCTGGAACGGACCCGGAATCCTGAATAATGAGGCGCGGCATATCGTCGGCCTGAATACCTGCAGCGGTTGCCACGGTACCGAGACCAACACCGAGTTTTCCCACGTGGTGGAGCGTGAAGTTGGGGAAGTCGCTGAGATTTCAGCGTTTATGAGCGGAGTCGTGATCAATTCGGCCACCGGGGAAGAGGAACCGTTTGCGGTTGAAGATCCGGTGAGCGGCGAACTGCGTCAATTCCACGAGCTGGATGATCGCAAAACCATTATGGACTGCCTGCTGGAGCGCTGCTTTGCCAGTGCAACTGATACTGTAACCGTGGCGGCGCGATCCTTGCGCAGTGCCGTTCCACAGGAAAGCACCGTGGCAGTAAAGAGTGCGGAGGCGATTGCGTTTGAAGCATTAATGGCGGAGCGCCGGGCGCGCGCGCATTGATCTGACGATCGAAGAGAAAAAGGCGGAGCACTGCTCCGCCTTTTTTAAGGTGGTTTTTAACTTTCTTGCTGGCTGGCGAGGTAATCCAGAGTCAGCTGGGTAATCGCTTTGGTGCCTACCTTGAGCGCGCTTTCGTCCACGTAGAAACGCGGCGAGTGATTGCTGGCGGCAGTGGCAGGGTTGGTGCCTTTTGGGGTGACACCCAGGAAATAGTAGAAACCGGGAACTTCATTGGCGAAGAATGAGAAGTCTTCAGCACCGGTAATTTTCGGAATCAGCATCACCTTGTCGTCACCGGCCGCGGCTTTAAGTGCAGGTACTGCAGCTTCGGTCAGCGCCGGGTTGTTACTGGTCACCGGGTAGCCTTCCAGAATTTCCACTTCCGCGGTAGCGCCGCTGCTCTCGGCAATTTTCTCCGCGGTGACTTTCAAGCGTTTAAAAATTTCCTGGCGATTATCCATATCGAAATTGCGAATGGTGCCATTCAGGAAGACGCTGTCGGGAATAATATTGTTGCGCACACCGCCGTCGATCTTGCCGAAGGACACCACCGCGGGTTCCTTGGTGATATCTATCTGACGGCTGACGAGGGTCTGGGTGCCCATCACAATCTGCGCGGCAGCGGTGATCGGATCGACACCGCCCCAGGGGCGGGAGCCGTGGGTCTGGCGACCTTTTACATTGATACGGAACTCGTCGGAGCTCGCCATCAGCGGCCCGGAACGGTAGCCGATCACGCCCGCCGGCAGGCTGGAGCTCACGTGCTGACCGAATGCCACGGCGGGTTTGTACTTCTTGAACAAGCCTTCTTTCAGCATCAGTTCCGCGCCGCCCTCTTCGCCATCAGGCGCGCCTTCTTCCGCGGGCTGGAAAATAAACAGCACATTGCCTGCCAGCTCATCACGCATATCCGCCAGCACCTGAGCGGCACCCATCAGCATGGCCACATGGGTGTCGTGACCACAGGCGTGCATCACACCCACTTGCTCGCCGTTGTATTCGGTCTTTGCCTTGGAGGCGAAGGGAATATCCACCTGCTCGGTAACCGGCAGTGCATCCATATCCGCGCGCAGCGCCACGGTAGGGCCGGGCTTTCCGCCCTTGAGCAAGCCGATCACCCCGGTGTGGGCAACACCGGTTTCCACTTCCATGCCGAGGGACTTCAGGTGTGCGGTGATGTATTTGGCGGTTTCGAATTCGCGGTTACCCAGCTCAGGATTCTGGTGCAGGTGGCGGCGCCATTCGATGACCTTGCTTTCGGTCTGTGCCAGTTGTTTGTCGGCATCCGCGGCTTGTGCCTGGAGGGCGGTGGCGGCGAGTGCGAGAGCGATTGTTAATGTTGTTTTTTTCACAAGAAATTCCTGTTTGCAGTGCATGGCCGATTGGCAGGTAACCATGCACTGCTGCAAGAATCAATCCTTGTGGGCAATGCTGCTCTTAACCCGCTCGGAGAAATCCGCTACACCCTGGTCAGTGCGCACCACTTTCTGGATGGTGCCATCTTCGTTGAAGTGCAGGTATTCGGCGGTGGAATAGCGCTGGCGCTTCTCGCAGCTGGACACCGGTGACTGCATCCAGCGGTGGTAAAACAGAATCCACTGTCCCTTGTATTCGACGATGGAGTGGTGGTTGTTGCTCTGGTTCTCCTGATCCATGAAGATACCCTTGTACTCCCAGGGCCCCAGCGGCGAGTCGGCCATGTAATAGGCGAGCTCACGGTTGTTTTCCGGCATGGTGAAATAATATTTGCCGTCGTGCTTGAAGACCCAGGGGCCTTCCATCTTCGGCTCGTGGCCACCCATATCCATCTTCTGGAAATCGCCCTGGATACTGCGCATATCCTCGGCCATCTCTACCACGTAGTAATCAAAGCTGGTGCCGTGAAAATACAGGTAAGCCTTGCCGTCGTCGTCCATAAACAAAGCCGGATCGTTGGCATAGGGGGTACGCCACAGGGGGGCATCGATGACATCTTTGAAGGGACCCGTGGGCGAGTCACTTTCGGCAATGCCAATGCCCATCCACTTGGTGCTCTTCTCCGGATTTACCCGATCCTTGTGACCGGTGCCCGCGGGAAATACCAGGTAGTATTTGCCATTCTTGTAGGCCGCATCCGGTGCCCAGGCATAGTTGTCGGCCCAACTGAGGTCGTCCACCGACAACACGGCACCGTGATCTTCCCAATCCACCAGATTGTCCGACGAAAACACATGCCAGTTTTTCATCCAGAAATCCTGCTGGCACTCCTCGTCGTGAGAGGTGTAGAGGTACATCTTGCCGTCGCTCCACACGTGGGCAGACGGGTCGGCGGTTTTGATGTCGCTGCCGAAATCGAGGGGGTTCTGGGCCTGGGTGGCGCTGGCGTTCACCAGAAAGGACAGCAGAGATGCCTTGAGGATGTTTCTTTTCATGCTCACTCCTTCACGGCAGCTTCGAAAGCTGCCTGACCGTTTGTTATTTTGGTCTGGCCGATTCTACTGAAGGAGCTGTTGAGATGCTAATGAAGCGCAGAAACTTAAATTGAAGGGAAAGTGGTGGGTAACCCTTTTTGAAAGCGTCGGCGACATGGACGTCGCCGACGCAGCGTACAGGGATGTATCCACAGCGGTTTCAAAAAGGGTTACCCAGCGCTTGCCCGCCACCGAGGGGCGAGCAGAGCACTTACATGGTGAAGTAAGTGGCCGCTCCGGGGCCAACCGGCAGGCCGGCTACAAACACCCAAAGGAAGAAGAGTGCGGTCCAGCCGATAAAGAAGAAGATCGAGTAAGGGATCATGGTCGCGATCAATGTGCCCATTCCCAGGTCTTTCTTGTAGCGGGTGGCGAAGGACACGATCAGGCCGAAGTAGCTCATCATCGGCGTGATGATGTTGGTCACCGAGTCGCCGATCCGGTAGGCGGCCTGGATTACTTCCGGCGCATAACCCAGCAGCATCAGCATGGGAACAAAGATCGGCGCGGTTACCGCCCACTGCGCCGAGGCACTGCCCAGGCTCAGGTTGACCACACCACACATCAGGATAAAGAAGAAGAACAGGATCGGGCCGGTGAGGCCGATGCTCTGCAGGGCTTCCGCACCCAGCACCGCAAAGATGGTGCCCAGATTGGTCATTTTGAAGAAGGCCACAAACTGCGCGGCGAAGAACACAAGCACGATATACATGCCCATGGTGCCCATGCTTTTTGACATGGCATCGATCACATCGCGGTCATTCTTCATGGTGCCCACCACCTTGCCGTAGACAAAGCCCGGTACCGCAAAGAACACCACAATCAGGGCGACAATGCCTTTCAGGAAGGGGGAGCCGGCTACGGCACCTGTCTCCTGATTTCGCAGTACACCCCACTCCGGCACGATGGTGAGTGCCAGCAAACCGCACACCGCAAGTACCGCGAGGCCGGCGTATTTCAGGCCGCGTTTCTCGGTGTCGGTCAGGGTGGTCATCTTGTCCTGTGACAGATCCACGGAAGCTTCGCTGCTGTCGTACTTGCCCAGTTTCGGTTCCACAATTGCCAGGGTCACCCAGCTACCCACAATGGTGATCAGGAAGGTGCTGACGATCATGAAGAACCAGTTCACCTCGGGCCCCACGACATAGGTGGGGTCGATCATGTGCGCGGCGGATTCGGTGATACCGGACAGCAGCGGATCCACGGTGCCGAGGAACAGGTTGGCACTGTAACCGCCGGATACCCCGGCAAAGGCCGCGGCCAGACCCGCCAGCGGGTGTCGGCCAAGGGAGTGGAAGATCATCGCCGCCATGGGGATCAGCACCACATAGCCGAGCTCGGAGGCGGTGTTGGAGATGATGCCGGCGAATACCACGATCACCGTAACGGTGCGTTTGGAGGCCTGCAGCACCATACCGCGCACCGCGGCAGACAGCAGCCCGGAGTGCTCGGCAATCCCCACACCCAGCAGGGCCACCAGTACCGTGCCCAGGGGCGCAAAACCGGTGAAGTTGGTGACAAGTGTTGTGACTATGGTCCTGAGACCTTCGCCAGAGAGCAGGTTGACCACATGGATAACGCCATCGGCAGCACGACCGGCAGCACCTTCGGGGCGGGGATCCGCCACTGACAGGCCAAAAAAGGACGCGATGCCACTGATCAGCACCACACCCACAGCAAACAGGGCGAACAGGGTAATGGGGTGGGGGAGCAGGTTACCCAGCCATTCCACCGTATCGAGGAAGCGGGTAAAGGCCGTTTTTTTCGTGGCGCCGGCGGGCTGGATGTCACTGGGGGATGTGGATGTTGTCATTATGTCTCCTGTGCGAGTGCCTGCCGGCTAAAAAGTGATCAAATAACGGGCAATCATACAGCAATAATGATGGCGGTGCCTTTGAGCGAAGGGTGCCAGTATTTCTAGTTGAATTTCATGGATTTTGGGCAATATTTGCCGAAAATACTGGGGGATCGAAGGGTATAGTGCCAGTGCGAAAGGGGCGGGGGGAGCGTTCAACATGCGCAGATGAAGGCCTGCAATGGGTTTGGCGGGCGCCCGCTGACGCCCGCTCAAACGCAAACCGGTTCAGATGTTGAGGGTCAGAATTTATAGCCGAGCCCCACCGAATAGACCCAGGGATCTATGTCGACATCGGTGGTGATACGGGTGGTGAAATCGCCACGGGAGCGGAAGTCGATCTTCGCCTTGGTATCGATATCCAGGTACCAGACCGCCGCATTGAACAGCCAGTTGCTGTCGCGACCGAACATGATGTCTACCCCCAGCTCGCCGGCGAGCCCCCAGGAGTCGTCCAGCTTCAGGTCCGCCGGGGTCAGAGCACCGAGCACGTCCTCGAAATACTCGTTGGCGACATTGCTGATATCTTCATCCATAAAGGTGGTGAAGTTCACACCGAAGCCGACATAGGGCTGCACCCAGGACTCTTTGCACACGGGGAACCACTGCACCGTGAGCGTCGGCGGCAGGTGCTCGATGCTGCCCAGGTCGACTTTGCCCAGCAGGTTGCCGGGGTTGTTCGGGTCCGGCAGGCCGGCAACGGCGAGGTCGTGTTCGAAGGGCAGTGCCGCCAGCAGTCCAAGACCGAAGTGGTCGGCAAACAGCCAGGTGGCGGTAATTGTGGCGCTATCACCGGAGTCTACGTAGACCCGGGTATCTTCCAGGAAGGTGCTGCCGTTGATCCGCAACCAGTCGGAATCGTCATCGGGGTCTACATAGCCCCAGCCGATACGGGCGATGAAGTCGCCCTGCTCGTAATCTGCCAGGCACTGGCTGGCGCCGAGGGTGGCCGCGAGAATCGCCGCAGCCAGGCTGATTGCTTTCATGCATTCGCTCCTTGAACTTCATGGCCGTGTGGCGCAACACTTTCAGTCTAGCCGGGGATGGAAAAGCGCAATATTTTTGCGTTTACTCTGGTGACAGGCCGAGTGCTGGTGATTTGGGGCTTGTTGGTCTCCGGGCGCATCGGGATAATGTGATCACAAATTTACTGGTGTGTTTTAGTGAGCAGTGGTGGAAAGATGAAAATAGGTGTTCTGAAAACCGACGATGTACGCCCGCAACTGGTGGCGGAATTCGGCGAGTACCCGGAGATGTTTGCGGACCTGCTGAAGCGTGAAGACCCATCTCTGGAGTTTGTGACCTATGAGGTGCAGCACGGCCACTATCCGGACGATATCGATGAGGTGGATGCCTACTTGATTACCGGCAGCAAAACCGGTGTCTACGATGACCAGCCTTGGATTGCGCCTTTGATGGCGTTTGTGCGCGAGTTGCACAAGCGCGAGAAGCCGACCCTGGGGATCTGTTTTGGCCACCAGTTGATTGCCCATGCGCTGGGTGGTGAGACGCGCAAGTCGGAGAAGGGCTGGGGTGTGGGGGTGCACAGTTACGAGGTGCAGGAGACGCCGGTGTGGATGGTGGAGCCTAAGGAGAACTTCAGCCTGTTGGTGAGCCATCAGGATCAGGTGGTGACACCGGCGCCGGGCACCAAGGTGATTGCTTCCAGCGATTTCTGCCCTTATGCGCTGCTGCAGGTTGGTGAGCACATGCTTACGATGCAGGCACATCCGGAGTTCACCAAGCCCTATTCACAGGGGCTGATGGAGCTGCGCAGAGAGGTGTTTGGTGAGGATATGGTGGAGAAGGGCAAGGATTCGCTTTCTAACGATATTCACACCAGTGCGGTGGCGCGGTGGATGCTGGCTTTTTTGAAGAGTGCTTCGTAGCTGGGGCGAAAGTTCTATTTGCATTATGTGGCGCCAAAGCACTGGGTGTAAGTTTTTGAAACCGCTGTGAATACATCCCTGTACGCTGCGTCGGCGACGTCCCTGTCGCCGACGCTTTCAAAAACTTACACCCAGCACTTTGGCTTCAGCCCACCTGCATTGCTTCGTTAGCGGAGATTATTTCCACTTGATATTGCAGCCGATCGACGGCGTCTGATCTTCTCCTGGCTCGTCCCCCGCCAGAACTTTATCCACAGCTGCGCGCAAATCCTTTCCATCCACCGGCTCATTATTCCCCGGTCGGCTGTCATCAAACTGCCCGCGATAGGCCAGCTTTCCATTCCCATCAAACAAGAAAAAGTCCGGGGTGCAGGCAGCGTCGAACGCTTTGGCCACAGACTGATCCTCGTCCACCAGATACGCAAAGCGATATCCCCGCGCGGCCACTTCTTTCTGCATTTTCTCCGGGCTGTCCTCCGGATAGCTGGCAAAGTCATTGCTGTTGATGGCGACGATGCCGAGGCCGGCGGGCAGGTACTGCTCGGCGAATTTGGAGAGTGCGGCGGCAATGTGTTTTACGAAGGGGCAGTGGTTGCAGATAAACATGACCAGCAGTGGCTTGCCCGCATAGTCGCTGCTGCTGACCAGGGCGCCGGTCGGATCCGGGAGTTTGAAGCTGGGCATGGACGTGCCCAGTGGAATCATGGTGGAGGGAGTGAGGGCCATTGGTTGCTCCTTTTCCGAGGCTAGAGATCAATTCTGTTATTTATTCAGCCGTGTCCGAGTGTACGGCTTTTGTAAGGCCATTTCAGGCCGCGGTTTCTTTTTGCCCTTCACTTCAAACTTTCGACGAGTGCCCGCAGGTAGCGTTCTACGTCAAATGACGCATACCCCTCGCTTCTGAATCTTGTTTCCATTGGCCTTAAATCCAACCTGCTGCCGGGAAAGAGTGAAAGATTTTCCGGGGCGAGAAGCTGTTGCCAGTGTTTCCATGAATCAACTCGCTATTCCCGAGCCCAGTGCGGCTGAAGCCGTTTCCGCAGGGCGCTGGCACGCGAACCTTGAGCTGCAGTTCGCGCGCGGGGCGCGTGGCTGCCGGCTGGCGCGCAATCGGCATTCCGGTCCCTTGTATGTGCAGAAGCCGTTCTTTCCAGAGGGGCGGGATCTGGCGCATGTGTACCTGCTGCATCCACCCGGTGGGCTGGTTTCCGGGGATCGGCTGGATATCCGTGTGGAGGTCCAGCAGGGCGCGGGTGCACTGGTGACGACCACCGGTGCGGGGCGTGTTTACCGGGCGCGGCAGGACGGCCTGTTGCAGAGCCAGAATACGACGCTGCGGGTCGAGGCCGGGGCGAGCCTGGAGTGGTTGCCGCTGGAGAATATTGCCTATCCGGGTGCCAATGGGGTTATGCACACGCGAGTGAATCTTGCACACGGGGCGCGGTTTGCAGGCTGGGAGGTTACGTCCCTCGGTTTGCCCGCCTGCGATGCCACCTTTGCCAGTGGCCAGTTATTACAGCGGTTGGAAATTTTTCGTGAGGGCATCCCGCTACTGGTGGAATCCCTGCGCTTGAGCGGTGAAGAAATTTTGCAATCACGCGCTGGATTGCAGGGGCTGCCGGTCAATGGACTGCTGGTGATGGGGCCGTTTGCGGAGGCACCTGAAGAGATTGTGCTGGAAGACTGCCGGGAAATTATCGCAGCGCATGACAAGCGCTGTGTGGCCGGTGTCACCCTGGTCGGCGAAATGCTCGCGGTGCGTGTGTTGGGGCGCTGCGCGTTTGAAGTGCGTGCACTGCTTACCGATGTGTGGGCGCGTCTGCGGTCGGAATGGCTGGGACGTGCGCCCTGTGCGCCGCGAATCTGGCGCACCTGATTTGTTTTGATATCTATAAATTGAAAAGGCACTGCAGGATTTTGCATGGAATTACTGCCGAGAGAAAAAGACAAGCTGCTGGTGTTTACCGCCGCACTGCTCGCTGAGCGCCGGCTGGCGCGTGGATTGAAATTGAATTATCCGGAGGCCGTGGCGCTGATCACCATGGAAATCATGGAAGGTGCGCGGGACGGCAAAAGTGTCGCGGAGCTGATGGGTTACGGCCGCGAGATATTGAATGCAGATCAGGTAATGGACGGCGTTCCCGAACTGGTTCGCGAAGTGCAGGTGGAGGCCACTTTTCCCGACGGTACCAAACTGGTGACCGTGCACAATCCCATCAGCTGAAGCGCTAATTAAAAAGGGTGTGAAATGATTCCCGGAGAAATTCAGGTCGCGTCAGACAGGGGCGATATCCAACTCAATCCCGGCCGTGAAACCCGCACCCTGCGGGTGGAAAATACCGGTGATCGCCCGGTACAGGTGGGCTCCCATTACCATTTTTACGAGGTCAATCCGGCGCTGCGGTTTGAGCGCGAACAGGCGCGGGGCTTTCACCTGAATATTGCCTCCGGTACCGCGGTGCGTTTCGAGCCCGGACAGGGGCGCGAGATCGAGCTGGTGGCTTACGCGGGCGCGCGCGAGGTGTACGGGTTTCGTGGTGAGGTCATGGGCCCACTGGACAAGGTCGGGGAGTGAGGGGAGTGAAACCGTGAGCAGCATGGATAGAGAAAGCTACGCACAGATGTTCGGCCCCACTACCGGCGATCGCGTGCGTCTGGCAGACACCGAACTCTGGCTGCAGGTAGAAAAAGATTTCACCCGCTACGGGGATGAAGTGAAGTTCGGCGGCGGCAAGGTGATCCGCGACGGTATGGGGCAGAGCCAGCGGCCGTCTGCCGAAACCCCCGATTTGGTCATCACCAACGCGCTCATTCTCGATCACTGGGGTGTGGTCAAGGCTGATGTTGCAGTTAAAGACGGGCGCATTTCCGGAATCGGCAAAGCGGGCAATCCGGATGTGCAGGAAGGGGTCGAAATCATCATCGGTCCCGGCACCGAAATTATTGCCGGCGAGGGTTCGATCCTGACTGCCGGCGGTATCGATGCGCACATTCACTTTATCTGCCCGCAACAGGTGGAGGAGGCGCTGATGTCCGGCGTTACCACCATGATCGGCGGCGGTACAGGACCAGCTACCGGCACCAATGCCACTACCTGCACCCCCGGTCCCTGGAATATTGGCAAAATGCTGCAGGCCACGGACAGCTTGCCGATGAACTTGGGCTTTCTCGGCAAGGGCAATGCCAGCCTGCCGGAAGCCATTGAAGAACAACTGGAAGCCGGTGCCTGCGGGCTAAAATTGCACGAGGACTGGGGCACTACACCCGCGTCCATCGACTGCTGTCTGACGGTGGCGGAAAAATACGATGTGCAGGTGGCGATTCACACCGACACCTTGAACGAATCCGGGTTTGTGGACGATACCCTCGGTGCTTTCAAGGGGCGCGCCATTCACACCTATCACACAGAAGGTGCCGGCGGTGGACACGCGCCGGACATCATCAAGGCGTGCGCCTCGGAAAACGTATTGCCGTCTTCCACCAATCCTACGCGTCCCTATACGGTCAACACCGTGGATGAACATCTCGATATGCTGATGGTGTGCCACCACCTAGATACCAGTATTCCCGAAGATATTGCCTTTGCCGATTCGCGTATTCGCAAGGAAACCATTGCCGCGGAAGATATCTTCCACGACCTTGGCGCCTTCAGCATGATTGCCTCGGATTCCCAGGCAATGGGCCGTGTGGGTGAAGTGGTTACCCGCACCTGGCAGACTGCGCACAAGATGAAAGTACAGCGCGGCAATTTGCCGGAGGATGCAGTTGGTGAAACTGCCGGCGCCGACAATTTTCGCGCGCGCCGCTATATCGCCAAGTACACCATCAACCCGGCGATCACTCACGGCATCGCCCACGAAGTGGGTTCCATCGAGTTGGGTAAACTGGCGGATCTGGTGTTGTGGAAGCCGGCCTTCTTCGGCATAAAACCATCGATGATTTTAAAAGGCGGGATGATTGCCGCGGCCCCCATGGGGGACCCCAATGCCTCCATCCCCACGCCGCAACCGGTGCATTACCGCCCCATGTTTGGTGCCCTGGGTTTGGCCGCGGCGAAAACCTCGGTGACCTTTGTGTCCCAGGCTGCACTGGACAACAGTGTCGGAGAAAAACTCGGCCTGCAACGCACCCTGGTAGCCTGTAAAAACACCCGCAATATCCGCAAAAAAGACATGCTGCTGAACGATTGGCAGCCGGACGTCACCGTTGACCCCCAGACCTACGAAGTGCGTGCCGATGGCGAACTGCTTACCTGTGAACCCGCCACGGAGCTGCCGCTGGCGCAGCGTTATTGCTTATTCTGATTGTGAGGAACGCCTTTTGACACTGGATATCTACGAGCGTCTCGGTACCGACAGCGAAAAAACGCCCCAGTATTCCCTGGTGCTGGACCACCTGCAGCGGGACCGCGGCCGCTTGCGTGCGCAGGCGACCGACGGCAGCGAAGTGCGGATTTTTCTGGAGCGTGGCAAGCCATTACAGGTAGGGGAAATCCTGCAGAGCCAGTGCGATAGCTATGTCGAGGTGGTCGGCGCCGAAGAGCCGGTAACCACCGCCCACTGCAATGACTGGTTCACCTTCAGTCGCGCCTGCTACCACCTGGGAAACCGTCATGTGAAATTACAGATCGGCAACCGGGAAAGCGCCAATGGATACTGGCTGCGTATTACCCCCGACCACGTGCTGGAAGAAATGCTGGAACTGCTCGGACTCAGCCTGACGCGAGAAGAGGCGGTGTTTGTACCGGAATCCGGTGCCTACAGTGGTGGTCATTCCCATGGGCACTCTCATGGGCACTCTCATGGGCACTCGCATAGCCATTCGTACAGTCATGGAGATAGCCACGATCACCATGAGCATCACCACCACTGACGCGGCGCTGCTGCGCCTGCTGCAGTTGTCCAGTGCCAGCCTGCCGGTGGGCGGCTACGCGTTTTCCCAGGGATTGGAGTACGCCATTGATACGGGCTGGGTGAAAAACTTCGAACAGACTCGCGAATGGCTGTCACTGCAATTGATGGAATCCCTGGCGCAGGTGGATTGCCCGCTACTGCTGCGTTGCTATCGCGCACTGCAGCAGGACGATATGGAACAGCTGCATTACTGGAACCATTACGCCCTGGCGTGCCGCGAAACCCGCGAACTGCGCCTCACTGACACCGCTACCGGCAACGCCCTTATCCGGCTTTTAGTGCAGCTGCAGATTGAACAGCCGCTGGGGAAATCCGAAGCCAGTTTTGTCACCGCCTTCGCCATCGCCGCACATCACTGGCAACTGAGCGGGGAAGCCGCCGTACTCGGGCTGGTGTGGGCCTGGCTGGAAAACCAGGTTGCCGCCGTCACCAAACTGGTGCCCCTGGGACAGACCCAGGCGCAGCAACTGATCGGCGAAATTCAGCAACAGGTACCGGCGGCCATCACCCGCGCAACACAATTACAAGACTTTGAACTCGGGGCTGGCCTGCCCGCGCTGGCTATCGCCAGCGCCAAGCACGAACACCAGTACAGTCGATTGTTTAGATCCTAACGAGAACCCAATAAGCATCCTGGGGATAAATACCATGACCACAGCCAAAAAACAGACCCTGCGTGTCGGCATCGGCGGCCCGGTAGGCTCCGGTAAAACCGCGCTGCTGCGTGAACTTTGCGGTGCCATGCGCGAGTACTACGATATCGCCGTCGTCACCAATGACATCTACACCCAGGAAGATGCCAAGTTCCTCACCCATCACGAGGCACTGAGCGCGGACCGCATTCTCGGCGTAGAAACCGGCGGCTGCCCTCACACCGCCATCCGTGAAGACGCCTCCATGAACC
It encodes:
- a CDS encoding urease accessory protein UreD yields the protein MNQLAIPEPSAAEAVSAGRWHANLELQFARGARGCRLARNRHSGPLYVQKPFFPEGRDLAHVYLLHPPGGLVSGDRLDIRVEVQQGAGALVTTTGAGRVYRARQDGLLQSQNTTLRVEAGASLEWLPLENIAYPGANGVMHTRVNLAHGARFAGWEVTSLGLPACDATFASGQLLQRLEIFREGIPLLVESLRLSGEEILQSRAGLQGLPVNGLLVMGPFAEAPEEIVLEDCREIIAAHDKRCVAGVTLVGEMLAVRVLGRCAFEVRALLTDVWARLRSEWLGRAPCAPRIWRT
- the ureE gene encoding urease accessory protein UreE; translated protein: MTLDIYERLGTDSEKTPQYSLVLDHLQRDRGRLRAQATDGSEVRIFLERGKPLQVGEILQSQCDSYVEVVGAEEPVTTAHCNDWFTFSRACYHLGNRHVKLQIGNRESANGYWLRITPDHVLEEMLELLGLSLTREEAVFVPESGAYSGGHSHGHSHGHSHGHSHSHSYSHGDSHDHHEHHHH
- a CDS encoding urease subunit gamma, which produces MELLPREKDKLLVFTAALLAERRLARGLKLNYPEAVALITMEIMEGARDGKSVAELMGYGREILNADQVMDGVPELVREVQVEATFPDGTKLVTVHNPIS
- a CDS encoding urease subunit beta, translating into MIPGEIQVASDRGDIQLNPGRETRTLRVENTGDRPVQVGSHYHFYEVNPALRFEREQARGFHLNIASGTAVRFEPGQGREIELVAYAGAREVYGFRGEVMGPLDKVGE
- a CDS encoding urease accessory protein UreF, whose product is MSITTTDAALLRLLQLSSASLPVGGYAFSQGLEYAIDTGWVKNFEQTREWLSLQLMESLAQVDCPLLLRCYRALQQDDMEQLHYWNHYALACRETRELRLTDTATGNALIRLLVQLQIEQPLGKSEASFVTAFAIAAHHWQLSGEAAVLGLVWAWLENQVAAVTKLVPLGQTQAQQLIGEIQQQVPAAITRATQLQDFELGAGLPALAIASAKHEHQYSRLFRS
- the ureC gene encoding urease subunit alpha, with translation MSSMDRESYAQMFGPTTGDRVRLADTELWLQVEKDFTRYGDEVKFGGGKVIRDGMGQSQRPSAETPDLVITNALILDHWGVVKADVAVKDGRISGIGKAGNPDVQEGVEIIIGPGTEIIAGEGSILTAGGIDAHIHFICPQQVEEALMSGVTTMIGGGTGPATGTNATTCTPGPWNIGKMLQATDSLPMNLGFLGKGNASLPEAIEEQLEAGACGLKLHEDWGTTPASIDCCLTVAEKYDVQVAIHTDTLNESGFVDDTLGAFKGRAIHTYHTEGAGGGHAPDIIKACASENVLPSSTNPTRPYTVNTVDEHLDMLMVCHHLDTSIPEDIAFADSRIRKETIAAEDIFHDLGAFSMIASDSQAMGRVGEVVTRTWQTAHKMKVQRGNLPEDAVGETAGADNFRARRYIAKYTINPAITHGIAHEVGSIELGKLADLVLWKPAFFGIKPSMILKGGMIAAAPMGDPNASIPTPQPVHYRPMFGALGLAAAKTSVTFVSQAALDNSVGEKLGLQRTLVACKNTRNIRKKDMLLNDWQPDVTVDPQTYEVRADGELLTCEPATELPLAQRYCLF